The genomic DNA CCCGGCGCGTTCGTTTCCTCCGCGGGCGCTTGATATCCCGGCACCGGGGTGCCGAACAGCAGTCCGTAGCGGGCGGGTTCGGCCACCGCCCACTCGCGCACGGCCCGGCCCAGCACCCGCAGCCGCTGCGCCGGATCGGCGGGGGCGGCGGCGAGCGCGGCGTCCACGGCGTCGGCCATGTCGGTGTAGCCGTCGACGACGAGCAGGGTCAGCAGTTCGTCGCGGCTGCGCACATAGCGGTACACCGCCGAGGACACCACGCCCAGATCGCGGGCGACCGCGCGCAGCGACAGCGCCGCGGCCCCGTGGACGGCCAGATGCTCACGGCCGATGCGCACGATGTCGTCCATGGTGCGGGCGCGGGCCCGCGCCCGGGGGGTGGTGGCGGTCATGACCCCACTCTGACATATGGAGAGCGCCGCATTTAAAGGTGAGCGTCGCTCTCGATTGTGCCCGGTCACAATTGTAGGGCCGTCGTGATCCGGGTTACGGTTACCGGTCGGTACCGGCCGGTGGGTGAGCGCTGCCCCCGGGATCACGCAGGGAGACAACGATGTTCGGACGACGCCGGATCCGGGTGCGCACGGCCGTGGCGATCTGCGCCCTCGTCGCCGCGCTGGCCGCTCCTGCCGCGCAGGCGGTTCCCGATGCCGGTGCGCTGGGCGCGGCGTGGACCGCGACGCAGGACGGGCCGCCGCGCTATCCGGGCGTGCACATCGACTGGGATGTGCCGATCACCATGAGCGACGGCACGGTGCTGAAGGCGAACGTCTATCGCCCGGCGGACGCGGCGGGCCCGGTGCGCGAGCCGCTGCCGGTGATCGTGAATCTCATGCCGTATACGAAACTGCTGTCCAATCTGGCGGATTCGGCGCTGTCGGTGCCGGTGCTCGGGGATGCGCTGATGGGGTTTCTGCGCGGATTCGACCTGTCGGGGCTGGGTCTGGGCGGGCTCACCGATATCACCCGGGCGCTGCCCGCGGGTCTGGCGCGCACATTCACCGTGGACCGCAAGCTGATTCGAAGCGGGTATGTGCAGGTGGTCGTCGACGTCCGCGGTACCGGGTTCTCCCAGGGGGATTGGCAGGTATTCGGGGAGCGGGAGCAGCGCGACGGCGCGGAGGTGGTGGATTGGGCGGCGCGGCAACCGTTCTCGGACGGCTCGGTGGGGATGTCGGGGGTGTCGTATTCGGCGATCAATCAGTTACAGACGGCCGAACGGCATCCCGCCGGGCTGAAGGCGCTGTTCCCGGTGGTGCCGGGCAACGATCTGCTGCGCGATATCGCGGCCACCGGCGGCGGGCTCGGGGTCGGGTTCCTGCCGCCGTGGCTGGCCGGGGTGGACGGGCTCAAGCTGATCCCGGACGTGCGGTCGCTGCTGACGGGGACCTTCGATACCCGGTGGCTGGCCGACCGGCTCGCCGATCCGCTCACCTTCGTCGACTATCTGGTGGCGGCGCTGACGATTCCGAGCGTGGACGCGATTCCCGATTCGCTGCGCGCGCTGATCCGCGACGACAGCGCGATCCGGACCTCGTGGCTGGGACATCCGGAGCGGATCACCGTGCCCACGTTCATCTCCGGGGGCTGGCATGACCTGTTCGCCTACGACCAGACCGCGATCTATCGCGCGATTCCCTTGCCTACCAGTGAGAAAAAGATCGTCATGGGCGACACCTATCACATCTCGGAGGGCTCCGGCTTCGGTGCGCCGGGTGCCCCGCCCCGGCTGGATGTGTTGCAGCGGGCGTGGTTCGACCGGTGGCTCAAGGGGATTCACAACGGGATCGACTCCTACGATCCGGTGACGATGTTCCAGCAGGGCGGCGGCTGGACCGGCTCGCCGAGCTTCCCGAGGCCCGGAATGGATTATCGGCGACTGTATTTCGACCCCGCGCCGTCGGGCACGGTGGCGGTCAGCGCGCACGACGGCACTCTCGCGTCGACGCCGGGGGCCGCGGCGCGGTTGACGGTCGCTCCCGGGCTGGCGACGGTGTGTTCGCGTGACGCGGCCACCGGCACCGCCGGGGCCTTGGGGGCAATGGACCTGTGCGGCAAGGATTCCCGGGTCGCGGAGGTGAGCGCGCTGACCTTCACCAGCGCTCCCGCCGCTGCCGCGACACAGATCTCCGGCCCGATCGCCGTGCACCTGGAGACCGTGCTCGACGCCACCGACGGCTACTGGGCGGCCACCCTGAACGATGTCGCGCCCGACGGCCGCTCCACCGTCTGGACCTCCGGGCAGTTGCAGGCATCGCTGCGCGCGGTCGACGCGGCCAAGGCCACCCGCTCCCCGAACGGCGACTACACCGACCCCTACCCCATCCTCACCCTCGATTCCCGCCAGCCGATCGTCCCCGGCGAAACCACCACCGTCGACCTCGGCCTCGCCCCCACCGACGGCATCCTCCAGCCCGGCCACCGCCTCCGCCTCGACATCTACGCCCTCAACTTCCCCCGCGGCCTCCCGCTGCGCCCCCTGCTCAACGAGAGCGGCCTGCGACCCCAGCATCTCGCCCTGGACCCGGCCCGGCCGAGCTGGGTCAACCTGCCCCTGTCGGGCACCACACCATGATCCCGGCGTGCTTTTGGCCGGGATCCCGCGAGATTCCGGCCAAAAGCACGCCGGAATCACTGGGGCGGCACGCCGGAATCACCGGGACGGGCACACCGGAATCGCCGGGGCGGACATGATGGAACCACTGGGCGGGCACGATGGGAGTCACCAGGTCACGAGCGGAATCGGGCCGTTTAGAGATACCGTGCGACACAGCAACTACTCGGGAGTAGTAGCGTTACCGGGGTCACAGGCGACACCGGGTTAGGAGCGGCGGATGACTCAGCGCGACACGGATTTCGATGTGCTCATCGTGGGGTCGGGGTTCGGCGGCAGCGTCACCGCGCTGCGGCTGGTAGAGAAGGGGTATCGGGTCGCTGTGGTGGAGGCGGGGCGCCGGTTCGCCGATGACGAGTTACCCGACACCAGCTGGGACTTACGCCGGTTCCTCTGGGCGCCGCGGCTGGGCTGCTTCGGCATCCAGCGCATCCATCTGCTACGCGATGTGCTGATCCTGGGCGGCGCGGGGGTGGGCGGCGGCTCGCTGAACTACGCCAACACCCTGTACGTCCCGCCGGAGCCGTTCTTCCGCGACGCGCAGTGGCGCGACATCACGGACTGGCGCGCGGAATTGACGCCCTACTACGAGCAGGCCACGAAAATGCTGGGCGTGGTGCGCAATCCGCACATGACCCCCGCCGACGAGGTCTTCAAGCAGGTCGCCGACGATATGGGCTGCGGCGACACCTTCGTGCAGACGCCGGTGGGGGTGTTCTTCGGCGAGCCCGGAAAGACCGTGCCGGACCCGTATTTCGGCGGCGTGGGCCCGGACCGCACCGGCTGCCTGGAGTGCGGCGAGTGCATGACCGGCTGCCGGCACGGCGCCAAGAACACGCTGGTGAAGAACTATCTGTACCTGGCGGAACGCCATGGCGCGCAGGTGATTCCGATGACCACCGTGACGGCGGTGCGGCCGCTGCCCGACGGCAGCTGGCAGGTCGACACCACCCGCACCGGGGCGTGGTTACGCCGGTCGCCGCGCTCGCTGACGGCCGGGCACGTGGTGCTGGCCGCCGGGACGCGCGGCACCCAGCGGCTGCTGTTCGACATGCGGGACAAGGGAATTCTGCCGCGGCTGTCGCCGCGGCTGGGCGAGCTGACCCGCACCAATTCCGAATCCATCGTGGGCGCGGCGACGCGGAAGGTGGACCCGCGCCGCGACTTCACCCGCGGCGTGGCCATCACCTCCTCCATTCATCCGACCCCCGACACCCACATCGAGCCGGTCCGCTACGGCCACGGCTCCAATGCGATGGGGCTGTTGCAGACGCTCATGGTCGACGGCGGCGGACGGATTCCGCGCTGGCTGCGGTTCGTGCTGGAGGTGCTGCGGCATCCGGTGCGGCTGCTGTCGATGCTGAGCGTGCGGAACTGGAGCGAGCGCACCATCATCTCCCTGGTCATGCAGCATCTCGACAATTCCATCACCACCTACACCAAGCGCGGGGTCTTCGGCCGCAAGTTGACCTCCAAACAGGGCCACGGCCAACCGAATCCGACCTGGATCCCGGTCGGCAACGAGGTGACCCGCAAGGTGGCCGACACCATCGGCGGCGTCGCGGGCGGCAGTTGGGGCGAGGTCTTCAACATCCCGCTCACCGCGCACTTCCTCGGCGGCGCGGCCATCGGCGCGGACGCCGAGCACGGGGTGATCGATCCGTACCACCGCGTCTACGGCTATCCCACCCTCAGCGTCGTCGACGGCGCCGCGGTGTCCGCCAATCTGGGTGTGAATCCCTCCCTCACCATCACCGCCCAGGCCGAACGCGCCGCGGCCCTCTGGCCCAACAAGGGCGAACGCGACTCTCGCCCACCGCAGACCTCCCCCTACCGGCGCATCTCCCCCACCGCCCCCAACCACCCCGCCGTCCCGCCGACCGCCCCGGCGGCCCTGGTGCTGCCGATCGTCGAAATCACCAGGGGGACTGCGTAACCGGTGCCGGGCCGACCGGGTCGAGGTCGGGTAATCGGCCGTCGCGCCGGGCCGTCAGGTAGCGGTCGGCGAGGATGCAGGCCGCGACTATGAGCAGCAGGGACCAGCCGAAGGTGATGCGCAGGTATTCGAGGTCGCGGCCCTGGGCGGGCCAGCGGCCGAGGAGCCACTTGTCGTAGGTCATGAAGCCGAAGACGGCCAGCCAGGCGGGCCAGTTGCGCACGACCGAGTTGGGCAGGACGACCGTCATCAGCAGCGGGAGGATGAACATCGAGTAGTACTGCTGGCCCAGGCTGCTGAGCAGGAATTCGGCGGTCATCAGGATGCCGGTGGCGGTGCAGACGAAGAACACGTCGTCGTGGCGGTAGTACCGGTACAGCAGCCACAGCGAGATCGCCACGGCGGCGGCGAACAACGCCCGCATCAGCAGGGACATCCAGGGCGGAATCCCGTAGTAGAGGGCGTTTCCCACGATGGAGGAGTTGAAATAGTCGCGCGCCTGCATGCTGTAGGGCAGGGTGCGCCGGAAGTACGCGGTCGGGTCGGCCGACAACGGCCATGCCGCCGCCGTGATCGCGAGCGGGACGGCAATGGCCGCGGCGATCGTCGCCCACTGCCTGCGGGCGGCGGCGATCAACAGCAGCGGCGCCAGGGTGGGCTTGATCGTGATCGTCACTCCCAGAACGATCCCCGCGGCGACGTCGCGCCGGTTCAACAGCAGGAGCAGGAATGCGACCTCGGCCAGGAATGTCAGGCCGTTGATATTGCCGAAAGTCAGTGTGTTGATGGTGGATTCGGAGGCGAAGACCGCGAAGTAGCAGATCGGCGCGACCACCGATTTCGAGGTGTAGCCGAAGATGCGTAACAACAGGGCCGTCGCCGCGATCAGCGCGAGAGCGTTGACGACGATGAAAATGTATCGCGCAGTGTGCTGTTCGACCAGCCCCAGGGGCGACAGCAGCAGCGTCCCCCCGGGCGGGTACAGATAGTGCGGATCCACCCACTCCAGATGCTCACCGTAGACCGGCCGATGGTGCAGGAACGCGGTCACGGCGGCATGAACGGGTTTGAAGTCGTCGGTGATATCGCCGTGAAACGCACGAAGCAACACGACATCCAGCGCCGTGACAACGGCGAGCGGCCAGGCAACCAGGCGCACCACCTGCCCACCGGTCAACGACGGCAGGGCGACTACAGCGGCTGAATTCGTGTTGTCGCTGGGCTTGACGGCCGTGGCTGGTGGGTGGGGTACATCTGGT from Nocardia terpenica includes the following:
- a CDS encoding glycosyltransferase family 87 protein; the protein is MVRLVAWPLAVVTALDVVLLRAFHGDITDDFKPVHAAVTAFLHHRPVYGEHLEWVDPHYLYPPGGTLLLSPLGLVEQHTARYIFIVVNALALIAATALLLRIFGYTSKSVVAPICYFAVFASESTINTLTFGNINGLTFLAEVAFLLLLLNRRDVAAGIVLGVTITIKPTLAPLLLIAAARRQWATIAAAIAVPLAITAAAWPLSADPTAYFRRTLPYSMQARDYFNSSIVGNALYYGIPPWMSLLMRALFAAAVAISLWLLYRYYRHDDVFFVCTATGILMTAEFLLSSLGQQYYSMFILPLLMTVVLPNSVVRNWPAWLAVFGFMTYDKWLLGRWPAQGRDLEYLRITFGWSLLLIVAACILADRYLTARRDGRLPDLDPVGPAPVTQSPW
- a CDS encoding CocE/NonD family hydrolase → MFGRRRIRVRTAVAICALVAALAAPAAQAVPDAGALGAAWTATQDGPPRYPGVHIDWDVPITMSDGTVLKANVYRPADAAGPVREPLPVIVNLMPYTKLLSNLADSALSVPVLGDALMGFLRGFDLSGLGLGGLTDITRALPAGLARTFTVDRKLIRSGYVQVVVDVRGTGFSQGDWQVFGEREQRDGAEVVDWAARQPFSDGSVGMSGVSYSAINQLQTAERHPAGLKALFPVVPGNDLLRDIAATGGGLGVGFLPPWLAGVDGLKLIPDVRSLLTGTFDTRWLADRLADPLTFVDYLVAALTIPSVDAIPDSLRALIRDDSAIRTSWLGHPERITVPTFISGGWHDLFAYDQTAIYRAIPLPTSEKKIVMGDTYHISEGSGFGAPGAPPRLDVLQRAWFDRWLKGIHNGIDSYDPVTMFQQGGGWTGSPSFPRPGMDYRRLYFDPAPSGTVAVSAHDGTLASTPGAAARLTVAPGLATVCSRDAATGTAGALGAMDLCGKDSRVAEVSALTFTSAPAAAATQISGPIAVHLETVLDATDGYWAATLNDVAPDGRSTVWTSGQLQASLRAVDAAKATRSPNGDYTDPYPILTLDSRQPIVPGETTTVDLGLAPTDGILQPGHRLRLDIYALNFPRGLPLRPLLNESGLRPQHLALDPARPSWVNLPLSGTTP
- a CDS encoding TetR/AcrR family transcriptional regulator, encoding MTATTPRARARARTMDDIVRIGREHLAVHGAAALSLRAVARDLGVVSSAVYRYVRSRDELLTLLVVDGYTDMADAVDAALAAAPADPAQRLRVLGRAVREWAVAEPARYGLLFGTPVPGYQAPAEETNAPGLRVIAALLGVIENAYRAGILAEPDPLPTVSSRLSGDFARVRAESGLDLPDWLLARGISVWTALFGAVSFDVFDMYGTDTFADRAEVFEHHLDGLGVMLGVRSAAAG
- a CDS encoding GMC oxidoreductase, which produces MTQRDTDFDVLIVGSGFGGSVTALRLVEKGYRVAVVEAGRRFADDELPDTSWDLRRFLWAPRLGCFGIQRIHLLRDVLILGGAGVGGGSLNYANTLYVPPEPFFRDAQWRDITDWRAELTPYYEQATKMLGVVRNPHMTPADEVFKQVADDMGCGDTFVQTPVGVFFGEPGKTVPDPYFGGVGPDRTGCLECGECMTGCRHGAKNTLVKNYLYLAERHGAQVIPMTTVTAVRPLPDGSWQVDTTRTGAWLRRSPRSLTAGHVVLAAGTRGTQRLLFDMRDKGILPRLSPRLGELTRTNSESIVGAATRKVDPRRDFTRGVAITSSIHPTPDTHIEPVRYGHGSNAMGLLQTLMVDGGGRIPRWLRFVLEVLRHPVRLLSMLSVRNWSERTIISLVMQHLDNSITTYTKRGVFGRKLTSKQGHGQPNPTWIPVGNEVTRKVADTIGGVAGGSWGEVFNIPLTAHFLGGAAIGADAEHGVIDPYHRVYGYPTLSVVDGAAVSANLGVNPSLTITAQAERAAALWPNKGERDSRPPQTSPYRRISPTAPNHPAVPPTAPAALVLPIVEITRGTA